One window from the genome of [Mycobacterium] stephanolepidis encodes:
- a CDS encoding TetR/AcrR family transcriptional regulator, with protein MKVATSDSPREDIPEPIVAAVAMTLVRSGMQRFNLSAAAEQAGVSRSTLYNWFGGKQAAIDTAFGYLADAFIEFFAAAVGAETTLVDQVAAAAAGICEHRRWTDHLALHTTDLLDLILDERGEDLMARSVAFWTPRIREAQERKEIPGRVVPEEAAEWIIRTLMSIEVLPPIVIDLSDPAAVRRYFADYITHGLGAARD; from the coding sequence ATGAAGGTGGCCACGTCCGATAGTCCCCGCGAGGACATCCCCGAGCCCATCGTGGCCGCAGTCGCCATGACATTGGTGCGATCGGGAATGCAGCGGTTCAACCTGTCCGCGGCGGCCGAGCAGGCCGGGGTATCCCGAAGCACCCTGTACAACTGGTTCGGCGGCAAGCAGGCAGCCATCGACACCGCATTCGGTTATCTCGCAGATGCATTCATCGAATTCTTCGCCGCAGCGGTGGGGGCGGAGACCACGCTGGTCGATCAGGTCGCGGCCGCCGCCGCGGGAATCTGCGAGCACCGTCGGTGGACGGATCATCTCGCCCTGCACACCACCGATCTGCTGGATCTCATCCTGGACGAGCGCGGCGAGGACCTGATGGCGCGCTCGGTCGCGTTCTGGACGCCCCGCATCCGGGAAGCGCAGGAGCGTAAGGAGATTCCCGGGCGCGTCGTCCCGGAGGAGGCCGCGGAGTGGATCATCAGAACCCTGATGAGCATCGAAGTGCTGCCGCCCATCGTGATCGATCTGTCGGATCCGGCGGCGGTGCGCCGCTACTTCGCCGACTACATCACGCACGGACTGGGTGCCGCGCGTGATTGA
- a CDS encoding nitroreductase/quinone reductase family protein: MSTQPDWAIRAGAWFLENGHRAVLALTGGRYPKKLLGMQPVELYTIGSKTGQRRGTLLTAPIYEPGKVVLVASYGGGSENPAWYKNLVANPAVEIAVDDVARPFTAHTASPEEKAALWPTIVKANPGYAGYQKNTDRDIPVIICVPA, encoded by the coding sequence GTGAGCACACAACCTGATTGGGCCATCCGGGCCGGCGCCTGGTTCCTGGAGAACGGACACCGGGCGGTGCTTGCGCTGACCGGCGGCCGGTACCCCAAGAAACTGCTGGGAATGCAGCCGGTGGAGCTGTACACCATCGGCAGTAAGACCGGGCAGCGCCGCGGCACGCTGCTGACCGCACCGATCTACGAACCCGGCAAGGTGGTGCTGGTGGCCTCCTACGGAGGAGGGTCCGAAAACCCGGCCTGGTACAAGAACCTGGTGGCCAATCCGGCCGTCGAGATCGCGGTCGACGATGTCGCGCGTCCGTTCACGGCGCACACCGCCTCGCCCGAAGAGAAGGCCGCGCTGTGGCCGACGATCGTCAAGGCCAACCCCGGCTATGCCGGGTATCAGAAGAACACCGACCGGGATATCCCGGTCATCATCTGCGTACCCGCCTAA
- a CDS encoding nitroreductase/quinone reductase family protein, which yields MGDKQKTPDWAAEGGAWVLENGHRALLKLTGGRWPHKLGFMPTLELHTIGRKSGERRSSLLSSPIFTPERIVVIASLGGASHNPAWYLNLVANPNVEITVRGQTKPYIARTASAQEKAELWPDITRGFGNPYAGYQRSTTRDIPVVICEPV from the coding sequence ATGGGTGACAAGCAGAAGACGCCTGACTGGGCCGCCGAGGGCGGCGCATGGGTGCTGGAGAACGGGCACCGCGCCCTGTTGAAGCTGACCGGTGGCCGCTGGCCGCACAAGCTCGGTTTCATGCCCACCCTGGAGCTGCACACCATCGGGCGTAAGTCCGGTGAACGTCGCTCCTCGTTGTTGAGCTCGCCCATCTTCACGCCGGAGCGGATTGTCGTGATCGCCTCGCTCGGCGGGGCCTCGCACAATCCCGCGTGGTATCTGAATCTCGTCGCCAATCCGAACGTCGAGATCACCGTGCGCGGACAGACCAAGCCGTACATCGCACGCACCGCCTCGGCGCAGGAGAAGGCCGAGCTCTGGCCGGATATCACCCGAGGATTCGGCAACCCGTACGCGGGATATCAGCGCAGCACTACCCGGGATATCCCGGTGGTCATCTGTGAACCGGTTTAA
- a CDS encoding thioesterase family protein, translating into MVNAPFAQAMALTPAGDGLFDAHLNDTWTIGPKLHGGVMLALLAGAARETLGESEPIAVSASYLFAPSPGDMQVRTSVRKRGRQISLVDAELVQDGRTAVHAVVTLGTPEQHVGPLLTALPPALTQLPAEPPPGVAPIAEGHPMGEIFHLFGGFDVRPSLRSMSDLSERGKPEIVLWARPRDMAPDGLFALVCGDISVPVTFPLGRFGWAPTVQLTTYLRTLPSDGWLRVLCSTNQIGQHWFDSEHTVIDSEGALVVQSRQLAMVPVN; encoded by the coding sequence GTGGTTAACGCTCCCTTCGCGCAAGCAATGGCCCTCACCCCCGCGGGCGACGGCCTGTTTGACGCGCACCTGAATGACACCTGGACCATCGGACCCAAGCTGCACGGTGGCGTCATGCTCGCGTTGCTTGCCGGTGCGGCGCGCGAGACGCTCGGCGAGAGCGAGCCCATCGCCGTCAGCGCAAGCTATTTGTTCGCGCCGTCGCCCGGTGACATGCAGGTGCGCACGTCGGTGCGCAAGCGGGGACGGCAGATCTCGCTCGTCGATGCCGAACTCGTCCAGGACGGCCGCACCGCGGTGCATGCCGTGGTCACCCTGGGCACCCCCGAGCAGCACGTGGGCCCGCTGTTGACGGCCCTGCCGCCCGCGCTCACCCAGCTGCCCGCCGAACCTCCGCCGGGGGTGGCCCCGATCGCCGAGGGCCATCCGATGGGGGAGATCTTCCACCTGTTCGGCGGATTCGACGTCCGCCCCTCACTGCGGTCGATGAGCGACCTCAGCGAGCGGGGTAAGCCCGAGATCGTGCTGTGGGCACGGCCGCGCGATATGGCGCCCGACGGCCTGTTCGCGTTGGTGTGCGGCGACATCTCGGTACCGGTGACGTTCCCGCTGGGGCGTTTCGGCTGGGCGCCCACCGTGCAGCTGACCACGTATCTGCGCACACTGCCTTCGGACGGCTGGCTGCGAGTGTTGTGCAGCACCAACCAGATCGGCCAGCATTGGTTTGACTCTGAACACACGGTCATCGACTCCGAGGGCGCTCTGGTGGTGCAGTCTCGCCAGTTGGCCATGGTGCCGGTAAACTGA
- a CDS encoding sugar phosphate isomerase/epimerase family protein — MRPAIKVGLSTASVYPLKTEAAFEYAARLGYDGVELMVWAEAVSQDVGAVAKLSRKYDMPVLSVHAPCLLVSQRVWGANPIPKLERSVRAAEKLGAQTVVVHPPFRWQRRYAEGFAEQVASLEDSSDVHVAVENMFPLRADRLFGAGQTSVERMKRRGGRPGIGVSAFAPSFDPTDANHAHYTLDLSHTATAGTDAVDMMRRMGSGLTHLHLTDGTGASVDEHLVPGKGTQPVAQVCRELAAGDFTGQVVLEVHTSAARTEDQREAILRESLEFARTHLVR; from the coding sequence GTGCGCCCTGCGATCAAGGTTGGTCTGTCAACGGCCTCGGTGTATCCACTCAAAACCGAAGCAGCTTTCGAGTACGCCGCGCGGCTCGGGTACGACGGTGTCGAGCTCATGGTGTGGGCCGAGGCGGTGAGTCAGGATGTCGGCGCCGTCGCGAAACTCTCCCGCAAGTACGACATGCCGGTGTTATCCGTGCATGCCCCGTGCCTACTGGTATCGCAGCGCGTCTGGGGTGCCAACCCGATTCCCAAGCTGGAACGCAGCGTTCGGGCCGCCGAAAAACTGGGTGCGCAAACCGTCGTCGTACATCCGCCATTTCGGTGGCAGCGCCGGTACGCCGAAGGCTTCGCCGAACAGGTTGCATCGCTGGAGGACTCGAGTGATGTCCACGTCGCGGTGGAGAACATGTTCCCGCTGCGGGCCGACCGTCTGTTCGGTGCCGGGCAGACATCGGTGGAGCGTATGAAGCGCCGTGGTGGCAGACCTGGAATCGGAGTATCCGCCTTTGCGCCGTCGTTCGATCCGACCGATGCCAATCACGCGCACTACACCCTTGACCTGTCGCACACCGCAACCGCCGGGACCGATGCGGTGGACATGATGCGCCGGATGGGATCTGGGCTCACGCATCTGCATCTCACCGATGGCACCGGCGCGTCGGTCGACGAACATCTGGTGCCCGGCAAGGGAACTCAGCCAGTTGCGCAGGTATGCCGGGAGCTGGCGGCCGGCGACTTCACCGGGCAGGTTGTGCTCGAGGTGCACACCTCGGCCGCACGCACCGAGGACCAGCGCGAGGCGATTCTGAGGGAGTCGCTGGAGTTCGCCAGAACCCATCTGGTGCGATAG